From the Globicephala melas chromosome 8, mGloMel1.2, whole genome shotgun sequence genome, the window TCTCCCTGTATACAGGTGCGGAGCCCAGTGCCTctgtggggaaaggggagggctCCTGATGGGCGGTCTCTTTGGGGTGGTGTCTGGATATGGGTGAGGAGGGATCTCTAGGAACTCCTGGGGTCCCCACACATCCTCTGCCCCTAGATGAGTCAGCCCTGAAGATGGACCACGTGGCCCACGTGCCCCAGTCTCCAGCCAGCCACGTTGGGGGGCGCCTGCTGCAGGAGGAGCCCAGAGCTGACATGCTGCGGCCCGATCCCCGAGACACCTTCTTCCTCAGTGAGAGGAGGCCcaccggggtggggtggggggcggggtggggccgGGCAGGGGTTCCAGGTCACAATGTGACCACGCCTCCCGTAGCGCCTCGGGTGGAGCCCTGGAGTCTGGAGAATGTGCTGGAGCCCTGCACCTACGCCCCCACCTACGTCGTCAAGGACTTTCCCATCGCGAGATACCAGGGGCTGCAGTTTGTAAGTGCCCCTCACCAAGGTCTTCCCTGAGACCCAGGCCTCCCTCTTCCCAGGGTCCCGGGAGCCTCCTCCAGGCCCTCTGGAAGACGCCCCAACCTGAGCCCTCTGCCCGCCCCAGGTGTACCTGTCCTTCGTTTATCCCAATGACCACACACGCCTGACTCACATGGAGACGGACAACAAGTGCTTCTACCGCGAGTCGCCGCTGTATCTGGAAAGGTGGGTGGGTGGCGCCCAAGGAAGAATGGGCGGGGCCTCGGCCGAGCCTGGTCTCTgacgccccgcccctgccccaggtTTGGGTTCTACAAATACATGAAGATGGaccgggaggagggggaggaagacgAAGAGGAGGAGGTGCAGCGCCGAGCCTTCCTCTTCCTCAACCCAGACGGTGAGTGCCccccgcgccccccaccccctcagctGGGCCCGCCCTGGCGCAGCAGCTCACCCCACCCGCGCTGCCCACAGACTTCCTGGACGACGAGGACGATGGGGAGCTGCTCGACGGTCTGGAGCCCACCGAGGCGCCCGGAACGCAGGGCGGCCGCCGGCTCGCGGCCCCCACCGAGGCCCCGGCCACTCCCGCCCTGCCAACGCCTCCCGCCCCCCTGGGCCGGCCGACCCCCCGGCGCTCGCGGGCGCTGAGCTGGGCCGCCCGCCCCCTTCCCCTCTTCTGGggccgtgcccctcccccccgcccagcAGCCGCGGCCGAGCGGCCCCCGAAGGTGTATGTCACGCGGGTGCGGCCGGGACTGCGGGTCCCGCCCCAGGCCTCGGCACCGCTCAGCCCACGCGGCCCTCCCCGGCCACCTTTCCCTGGCGTCTTCCTGCGCCCCAGACCCCTACCCAGGGTGCAGCTGCGCGCGCGCCCACGCCCACCCCGGGCTCGAGGCCGCAGGACCGGCGGCCCCCAGGCCGCAAAGCTGAGGCCCCCGGCCCCGGCGCCGACCACCCAGGGGAGCCGAGAGGGCCAGGCACGCGAGCCGGGACTCACGGCCCCCACCACGGACTCGAACTATTCGTCCGAAGCGCAGCCCGTGACCTCCTTCCTGAGCTTGTCCCAGGTGCCCGGggagaatgaggaagaggaggaaggggacgaCGAGGAAGGGGCGCAGGGCGAAGAGGCTGCGTTGGAGGACAGCGAAGAGAAGGCCGGCGCGGTGCGCGGCCGCTGGCGGGAGGACGCTGTCAACTGGCAGCGCACGTTCAGCGTGGGCAGCGTGGACTTCGAGGTGCTGCGCTCGGACTGGAACGACCTGCGCTGCAATGTGTCGGGGAATCTGCAGCTGCAGGAGGCCGAGGCCGTGGACGTGGTGGCTCAGTACATGGAGCGTCTCAACGCGCGCCATGGAGGGTACGAGGGAGGGGCGCGCATGGAAAGGGACGGCCTTGGCCTCCATGGGACTCTCAGACTTCCCCAGGGTTTAATGGGGCACTGCTCTGGGAATGGTacacgccccccgcccccccggaaGTGTCTTCTCACCCTTCTGGGGCCCCTTACTGCTCAGGGCCCCCGTCCTGTGCTAGGAGCCTTTCTCCCATCACCCAGGGCTGGCTCCCCTGTCCTGCACCTCCAGACCCCACACCTATTACCTTGGACCTGGACCTGAGGATGGATCTGAGCCACCCAGGTCTCTTCCAGATAGAGACACGCACGAAGGTCAAGCTAAGAACCCCTggatccctctccccactggcaccTCGCTGGCTGGGGTCTTGGTCCTCAGGGGAGGGCTCAGGGTTCCTGCCCCACTGGCCCTTCTGGTCTCCCCCAGGCCCCAGGAATCCAGTCTTGTCTCCACCCCAAGCAGGTATGGGGGTTGGAGAGTGGGGGCCCCAATTTGACCTGAGGGGAGGCCCTGAGGGGTTCTCAGAGCTGTGCTGAGTCCTTAAGTAGGGGCAGGACCTTCAGAGACAGGCAAAGGCTGGCCAGGAGGCTGGTGGGCAGAGGACAGGCCTCATGGGCCTTGAAGGCCAGGTGCAGGAGTCATTCTTCTTGCCTCTGATACACACAGTTTGGAGCAGGACGCAGGTTTGGGCCATCTGGTTCATAGACAAGCATGTGGCTGTGTtggagaggagggggtggaaGGGGGAGCCCATGACTGACAGGCTTGGTCCAGGGCAGCAGTGGGATGGCCTGGAACCTTGGCAGGGGCTGGGGTAGATTGATTCTAGGTGGCTGAGAAGGCAAGCCTGCGCTTGGCTCTGAGCTTCGTGAGAGCAGCTCATCGTCCCATGGGCATGAGGGGGTCTGTCCAGCAGAAAGGTCATGGCTGCAGCCCCACCTTCCCTGAGCCGTGCAAGGGTGTGGGTGGCCCCAAGGAACGAGAGCACAGACCCAGAGCATTTGGGGCAGAAAGTCCCTGATACTTGAGAGCATggtggggatgggcaggggcTGAAGGGAGGAATCTAGACCCCTGGGAGGTCACACCGGTAGGCTCCGAGGGTGAGGGATACTGGCTGCAAAGGTGGACGGGGGGGACGTGCGGCAGAAGGGAGAGTGACCTTGTCAAGGGCAGGGCCctatcttcccaggccagggctggggaagAGCCAGCGGTGGAAGGCCCAGAGGCTTCTTCCCCAGAGATCAGGGCAGCCCCTGCGCTGGTGCTGGGGGGGGCAAAAAtgaggcttctcagaggaggcaCCCAGGACCTTGGAGAGGAGGGCGGGGAGCCTGGGGCGAGCATCCAGGCAGGGGACACCTAGGGCAAAGACCCCACGGGAAGAGGCAGCTTGCGTATCTAACCTGACGGGGTATTGAGGCCACAAGGTAGACACCGTTTACCGGCTTAGAATTCAGACGTCTGAGCCTCGGCCTGTGGGCCGTGGGCGCCCCTAAAGGTTGCTGAGCGTGCAGCTGTGGACAGGGGTGGTGGCACCGAGGAGAGGACTGGCCTGGGCTTGGGGACGCCTCCCTTGTGGGCTGCCCCACGGAGAGGGAGCCCCGGTGTGTGGGCCTGCCTTCTGAGAAGGGAGCTCCCCAGCAGGCCTTGTGGTGTGGTAGGGGACGGGGGGCGTGTGGCACCCCACCCCAAGTCACCTGAGTGGCCACCTCGTTTCTGCGGCTGGGGGCGGCTTGTGGGAAGAATGGGGTTGGAGTCGTGGGCGCAGCCTCGGAGCCCGAGGGGGCTGACTGGGTCCCGCCCCGCAGGCGGTACGCTCTTCTGCGCATCGTGAACGTGGAGAAGCGCCGGGACTCGGCGCGGGGAAGCCGTTTCCTCCTGGAGCTGGAGCTCCAGGAGCGCGGTGGGCGCCGGCTGCGCCTGTCTGAGTACGTCTTCCTGCGCCTGCCCCGGGTACGTGCCGGCGACACAGATGGAGACGGGGAGAGTCCTGAGCCCGCTCCAGCTGTCTCCCCAGCCGCCTCCGTGCACCCCGACGGCCGCCCGGAGCTGTGCCGGCCACTGCGCCTGGCCTGGCGCCAGGATGTGATGGTGCACTTCATCGTGCCAGGTGCGTGGGAGTGGGGCTGGCCGGCCAGCCACCTGGGATTGTGGgggcgtggggggtggggggccttGTCCAGCAGGCCTTATGGGGAGGGGGGGAGTGCCACCGGTCCTGGGCAGGGTACCACCAGGTCGGGTCCAGGTGGGTTCAGTATCCCCATCCTCCTCCAGTGAAGAACCAGGCGCGCTGGGTGGTACAGTTCCTGGCAGACATGGCTGCGCTGCACATCCGTACAGGGGACTCTCGCTTCAGTGTCATCctggtggactttgagagcgATGACATGGATGTGGAGAGGGCCCTCCGCGCGGCGCCACTGCCCAGGTAACGGCCCCCACCTCCCGGGGCGGGCCAGGTGCAGCTTCCCTCCTCCCGGACAGGCATGGGTTTTCCTGCCCCAGAAACGGGTGGCTATGACTTCCcaccccatatccccttcctcccccagatACCAATACCTAAGGCGAAGCGGGAACTTTGAGCGCTCCGCGGGGTTGCAAGCTGGAGTGGCCGCGGTGGAGGTGCGTGGGCAGGATGGTGTGGGTGGAGAGAAtgagatggggggcgggggggccctTCCGGAGGAGAGGGCGAGGCTCAGACCTCCCCGCTGTCTCCAGGATGCCAGCAGCATCGTTTTCCTCTGCGACCTGCACATCCACTTCCCCCCCAGCATCCTGGATGGCATCCGCAAGCACTGCGTGGAGGGCAAGCTGGCCTTTGCGCCTGTGGTCATGCGGCTGGGCTGCGGGAGCTCGCCAGGGGACCCTCACGGTAATGCCCTGAATGCCCCTCGGTAACGTCAGGGGTCCCACCCATGCCAGGGCAAAACCCAGGCCCCCGCAAGGGAGGCCTAGGGCCCCATCAATGCCCCTTATAACGCCTGGGACTCCTTGTGGCCTCTAGGACCCCCAGAGTGCCCAGGACCATGCTCGGCCCCTAGGAACCTTCTCCAACACCCAAGTCATGCACAGGCCTCCCAGGTTATGACCAACACATTGGAGTGACCCCAAGAGCCCTCCTGAGGAAGGGCTTGCAGGACCTGGCGTCTGAAGGGCACCCCATCCCCGCCAGGTTACTGGGAGGTGAACGGCTTCGGCCTCTTTGGGATCTACAAGTCCGACTTCGACCGCGTTGGAGGCATGAACACCGAGGAGTTCCGGGACCAGTGGGGAGGCGAGGACTGGGAACTTTTGGACAGGTGACCACCTCCCCCCAGCGGAGACTGCGACTTCCACATCCTTCGCCTGTGGGTGGGAGGGGCCTCACGTGCTGACGGGACTCTGCTTTCCTCCCCCTCCGACCCCCAGATCTAGGCCTAGAGAGCTCCTTggaccccaccccactcccctaaACCCCTTCCCAGCTCCAGGATCCTACAGactcagggaagcccttgaaccAGCTCTGCCCCCAGACCCTGCAGGCCTCTCCTGGGTCCCTCTCCTCTTGCTGGGCTTGGACAGTAGTGGAAGCCCTGACACCCCAGGCCCTGGACCAGGGGCGTGAGCTCTTCCATTCCAGCCCACCCCCAGGGTTCTGTAGTCTAGGGGCAGCCCTGACAGGCATGCTCTCCCCCTGCAGCCCCATTCACCCCCGTACCCCCAGTCTGGATCACCCCCCAAAGGTCCTCTGGGCCGAGGGGCAGCCCTGACTCGCCCTCCCCACCCAGGGTCCTGcaggcagggctggaggtggagCGGCTCCGAGTGCGGAACTTCTACCACCACTTCCACTCCAAgcgcgggatgtggggcgtgcaCAGCCGCAAGGCCGCCCGCAAGGAGGCCCCTTGAGGACCAGCGACCGCTCCCAGCCCCGGCTGCTGTCCTGCCGTGGCAGCTGGAGGCCAGGCTCTGAGCCTGGACCCTGGGGACCCAGCGGGGCTCATCCGGGGGCACAGCCACCACCCGTGCCTGCCCCTCTCTGGCCCCCCAGGCTGCTGCCCCCTCTGTGGCCGCCCCCCCCCCAGAGAGGCGGCCGTCGTAGCCGGCGGGGCCTGGGCTTGCCCCCCACGCCCTGTGCGATGATTTCTGTGAAATTTTGCCGTAGCAATGACATTGTTTCAGGATTTCCAAGAGTTCTGTCTGTTCCGTTTTTTattcagaatgaaatgaaatattttttttagttctgaCTCATCCTCTGGGCCTGGTTCTCttgggagggcagaggtgggCCTGGGCGGCAGCAAGAGACCCTGCACCCGCAGTGGCCCTGGGCACTGCCTGCTGCTGACTCCCTTCCCTGACCTGAGCTGCAGCCGCCGTGCTGACCGCACCTTTCTCCACCCTCGAGACCACTCACCTCTTCCCGCACTTTCCCTTTGAGCTCCTGTATCGGGCCCTGGAGGCAAGGGGGTTGGGGACCCTTCCTCACCACCCTGTGCGTGGAGCCGCCAGTCACCAGCGTGGCATGAGGCCTTTCCACCTGCGACCGTCTGCTTAGTCCCCTTTGTTGTGAAAACAGACCTTGGATGTCGGTCCTGCGCCACCCTCAAGGATGTGGGAACACTAGGCACCCCGGGGTGGCGGGTGACATGCTACAACCAGGTTGGGGTATAGTTAGGACTCAGTTGCCATAAATGGAAAGCCCAATGCAtgctgaccctcctgcctccctcttataaggacccctgGGATGACCCTGGACCCAGCCACATAACCGAGGATAATCGCTCCATCCCAAGCAACATCCTTTACTTAATCTGCGAAGTCCGTCCTGCCGTGGAGGTGACAGCCACAGGTCCTGGGCATTagggcatggacatctttggggcttTTACTCTGTACTGCCTCATTCTGTGGGAAGGCAGCACGTCCGCCCAGCACTCCACACAATCCTCGCAAGGTTTACCTTGCCATGAACACAGGGCAGCAGGGAGGATTTCAGGGAAAGAGAAACCAGATGGACACTCCAGTCGGGCCCTGAGAAGACCCTAGAGATGGCCCGGGGCATTCAGCTCTGTGGCTGCTGACCAGGGCAGCCCGCGGGTGTCTGTGAACACTAAGTCACTCGTGACGTGAGTCCTGCTGGTGCCCGCAGGGTGGAGGACACAGCTAACCTGCCACACACCTACTCAGAAGTTAACAGATGCCCCAGCTCATACTGCCCACTCCTCCCTAAGTATCTAGTTCGGAAGAAATGATCCCCAGATACAGATGTTAGTAACAAGAAAAGAACTAGCACTGGAATTAAGAATAtatactccagggcttccctggtggcgcagtggttgagagtccgcctgccgatgcaggggacgcgggttcgtgccctggtccgggaggatcccacatgccgcgaagcggctgggcccgtgagccatggccgctgagtctgcgcgtctggagcctgtgctccgcaacgggagaggccacaacagtgagaggcccgtgtaccgcaaaaaaaaaaaagaatatatacttccAAAAATTGGGGCGCGGGGAGTGTAACAGGTAGGGGAAGCATGCACATCAGAAAAATAACTACCTctggaagcagaaaaaaatgtcaaacaaCATTTCATCTAATGTGGACTATAcgtataccataatttattaatCCACTTTAAcaactgtttattgagcacccactatgtgccagacactgtggaagaagtggtgaacaaaacagacaagaatCCCTGCCTCgtagaacttacattctagtgaagcGTGAGGAGAAGCAGACGACAGACACGGTAAAGCCATATCCGGTATATCAGCTGGTGGCAGCGCTTGTAAAGAAAAGTAAAGCCGGAAAGAGAATAGCGAGTCTGAGCGTGGCTGCCACTGTAAACAGTGGTCAGAAAAAGCCtgaccaggcttccctggtggtgcggtggttaaagaatccgcctgccagtgcaggggacacgggttcatgccctggtccgggaagatcccacatgccgcggaggaactaagcccgtgcgccacaactactgagcccacgtgccacaagtactgaagcccgcacatctagagcccatgctccacaacaaggggagccaccacaatgagaagcctgcgcaccacaacaaagagtaggccctgctcgccacaactagagaaagcccgctcgctcgcagcaacaaagacccaacgcagccaaaaattaaaaaaaaaaaaattctagaagaaaatatgggcaaaatttttattaaagaaaaagcctGACCTGAGAAGGTGACATCCCAGCAAAGCCCTGAGGTGCTGATGAGGCTGCCAAGGACAcagatggggaaggggaggaggtccGAGGTGACATTTGAAGACATTTTTAGAAATCAATGATAAACACTTCTCATCACATCTTTTCAATATTATACTGGAAGTACTAGTTAAcgcaacaagacaagaaaaggaaataaaaagtatacagattGAGGAGGAAGAAACATTGTTttagtttgcagatgacataatcatCTAtggagaaaatccaaaagaattagccaaaaaaaaggaaaagaaaagaagaaaaaaaaaagaaacttctggaACTAATAATCAATtataaggacttccctgatggtccagtgggtaagattctgcgctcccaatgcagagggcccaggttcgatccctggtcagggaactagatcccgcacgcatgctgcaactaagcgtccgcatgccgcagctaagacctggcacagccaaaataaataaatatttaaaaataataataatcagttatagcaaggttgcaggatacaaggttaatatacagaagtcaattgctttcctatatactgGCAATGAACTATTGGAATTTGAActttaaaacacaataccatttacattagcaccaaaataaataaataaatacttaggttaaaatctaacaaaatatgtataagatctatatgaggaaaactacaaaactgtgatgaaagaaatcaaagacctaaatcaATGGCGAGATAGTCCATGTTGATGGatgggaagactcaatattgtcacgatgtcagtttttcccaacttgatctatagattcaatgcaatcctaatcAAAACCCCCACCAATCAACTAATTGATTCTTTtctggagaggcaaaagacccagaatagccaacataatATTCAAGAAGAATAAACTTGGAAGACTGATAGTATCCAACTTCAAGGCTTACTATAGAGCTACAGCAATCGAGACAGTGTGGTATGCACAAaagatcagacaaaatagatcaGTGGGGCAGAGTAGAGAGCTCAGAATAGACCCACGTAAAtgcagtcaactgatctttgacaaagaagcgaaggcaatacaatggagcaaagatggtcttttcaacaaatggtgctggtacaactggacatccacatgcaaaaaatgaatctagacccagaccttacaccctttacaaaaaataactcaagatCAATCATAGActgaaatgtaaaacacaaaactgtaaaattcctagaagagagcacaggagaaaacctagatgaccttgggtgtGCTGATGACTCTGTGGACACAACACCAAAGGCTGATCCATGAAAGAGAGAATTGATAAGCAGAActtcattaaaaggaaaaacctcttctctgcaaaagacaatgtcaaaagaatgagaagataaatcgcagactaagagaaaatatttgcaaaagacacatctgagaaatgactgttatccaaaatatagaaagaactcttaaaactcaacaataaaatgagtaacccaactgaaaaatggtcAAATGACATTAATAGACCCCTCAccagagaagaaatacagatggcaaatgagcACATGGGAAGATGCTCCACATCCTATGTCgtcattggagaaatgcatatGATAAAAGAACGAGATACCTCTACACACCTataagaatggccaaaatccagacaCCGACAAGATCCCTggttgccccccaccccacccccggcccccggGTTGGGCCGGTTCTGACAGCTCCAGGGGACGGAGGTCCTTCGGGAAAGGAAGCTGGAGCCTGAAGGGTTACCCAGCTCTGATGCTGTTCAACCAAAAAGGCAACAGCAGGTCTCGGAGCGGAGCAGATGGTGAGAGCAAAGGGCTCCTCAGGCAGCGATGGGAAAGGGCCCAGGGGAGCGGGAACCCCTTTGAGAACAAGACTAAAGCTAAACCACTGGGAGGAAGGCAAACGAACGCCCTCTTACCCTCAGTGGAGAAAGCGGCCCAGACCTAGCTGGGGGACTACTACCAAGACGCCCACCCACCAGCCAGCGCCAGTCCCCAAGCTCAGCCCTGTCCCACTCAGGGAGACCTTTCCCTACGCACCCTCACTTGCTTCGTAACTCGTGGAAGCTTATTTCGCCTGGGGAACTTGTTTGCCGGTCTGTGAAATGGAGCCGCGTCGCAGCTCTGCCTCCCGGCGCTCCTGTGTAGATTAAGGACAGAACGCAAACAGAGCACCCACCACCCAGCCTCCACCGCCGAGCCCTCGCAAACAGTGCCCATGGGTGGTGACGAGTTTCTCCAGGACCCGAGACGGGCCTCAGGAGGGAGGAAGCACCATCCTGCACCCCTCCAGGGACGCGACGCAGctttctctccaccctccccGCCCTGGGGCCCTCCCCTTAGTCAATTCATCCTCCTCCCCTGCTGCAGCACCCCCAACCATGGGCTCCGGCCATGCCGTTCCCTTTAGGGTCCTCTCTGGGGCCTCTGCAAGGCGCCCCCTCTGTCCCAGAGGCCCTCAGCTGCCCCGCCACCCAGACCAGCATCATTACGTGCgggcctctgtgtctgtgtcccccCAACCCCGCGACCCCAGAAGGAGCGCTCCCGCG encodes:
- the B4GALNT4 gene encoding N-acetyl-beta-glucosaminyl-glycoprotein 4-beta-N-acetylgalactosaminyltransferase 1; translated protein: MPWFPVKKIRKQIKLLLLLLLLTCAAWLTYVHLSLVRQGRALRQRLGYGRDGEKLSGVTDGRGIRAALSTQRAEDSSESREEERVPEGRDPDALFPWGAGRPLSLNLTRQAPSWREEYKGQVNLHVFEDWCGGAVGHLRRNLHFPLFPHTRTTVKKLAVSPKWKNYGLRIFGFIHPARDGDVQFSVASDDNSEFWLSPTESPAGAQLVAFVGKTGSEWTAPGEFTKFSSQVSKPRRLLASRRYYFELLHKQDDRGSDHVEVGWRAFLPGLKFEVIGSAHISLYTDESALKMDHVAHVPQSPASHVGGRLLQEEPRADMLRPDPRDTFFLTPRVEPWSLENVLEPCTYAPTYVVKDFPIARYQGLQFVYLSFVYPNDHTRLTHMETDNKCFYRESPLYLERFGFYKYMKMDREEGEEDEEEEVQRRAFLFLNPDDFLDDEDDGELLDGLEPTEAPGTQGGRRLAAPTEAPATPALPTPPAPLGRPTPRRSRALSWAARPLPLFWGRAPPPRPAAAAERPPKVYVTRVRPGLRVPPQASAPLSPRGPPRPPFPGVFLRPRPLPRVQLRARPRPPRARGRRTGGPQAAKLRPPAPAPTTQGSREGQAREPGLTAPTTDSNYSSEAQPVTSFLSLSQVPGENEEEEEGDDEEGAQGEEAALEDSEEKAGAVRGRWREDAVNWQRTFSVGSVDFEVLRSDWNDLRCNVSGNLQLQEAEAVDVVAQYMERLNARHGGRYALLRIVNVEKRRDSARGSRFLLELELQERGGRRLRLSEYVFLRLPRVRAGDTDGDGESPEPAPAVSPAASVHPDGRPELCRPLRLAWRQDVMVHFIVPVKNQARWVVQFLADMAALHIRTGDSRFSVILVDFESDDMDVERALRAAPLPRYQYLRRSGNFERSAGLQAGVAAVEDASSIVFLCDLHIHFPPSILDGIRKHCVEGKLAFAPVVMRLGCGSSPGDPHGYWEVNGFGLFGIYKSDFDRVGGMNTEEFRDQWGGEDWELLDRVLQAGLEVERLRVRNFYHHFHSKRGMWGVHSRKAARKEAP